A region of the Arachis hypogaea cultivar Tifrunner chromosome 15, arahy.Tifrunner.gnm2.J5K5, whole genome shotgun sequence genome:
gTAGTAATTAATGGAAATTTTATATTAtgccacaaataaaaaatattggggAGGTTTTAAAAAACTTCCATAAAAAAGTCTCATAACTAAATAGAAATCTTGTAGTGAAATAGGCTATGGTGACAATTTTAAAAGAGGATAGATAAGTCATGGTCACACTAGACAATAGATTATGCTATGATCACGATTACACAAAAGGATAACTATATAGTAAGCTATAGTCACAGTTTAAAACAGGGATGACTATAAAGTAGGCTATGgtcactattttaaaattcggTAACCATAAATAAGTTAAACCGTGACCATAAGCATGACTATAGattaggctatggtcacggtttttaaaaagggtgaccatagcctaatctatggtcacggtttcacAAAAGGAAAACCATAAATTaggctatgatcacggtttttacGCGTGACCATAGAGTAACTTATAGTTACGATAAAAAAAATGTGGTCTAAAatgtcaaaatttaaatatatactgCAACCATGAGCATAGATGAAAAAACTGATCATAGATCTATGGCGATACCAGAATAGGCCACGGTAAAAAAAACGTGGCAATATattaaaaaccgtgaccatagatctatggtcacccttttcactaactaaccgtgaccatagactttttttttttttggtagtgaGACATATGTCCTCGTCAACACATAAACGATACCTAattcaaaaaacataaaatattctcaaaacttaaattctaataaaaataatacaaaaataagaaTCACAACATCTACGATATACTTTTTGTAAAATAAAACGTTATTTACTTTGGACGAATATCTGTactaaatttttttcattcttttcatgTATTGTTAGACCAATAAAATGCAATATTAAATTCTTTAATATTGTTAAATTATTGACTTCGGATGCCATGTATGCAATTACAGATCGAGCAGACCTAAATACAATAGAACCTTATTCATTATATACTATTTCACCATCATAATAAATAGATAACAacaaaattttagatattataaaaagtaaattagatagaagaacaatatcaaaagaaaaataaattactagTATTGAGTTTCGTCCTCAAAGAGAGTGAATTTTTATGGAGGGAGTGGGTGAAAGTTTATTGAGAGTACGATAAACTCTATATAAAACTTAGAATTCACCAGAGATGCGATGAATCTtgttaaaataatgaaatttgtTGGAGTATGACAAATTTACTTCAAATGCCAAAAAAACACATATCGAAAATTAAAGTttcgatatttttttaaaataaaatttttttattttataataaaaaacaatcctataaaaaatatgatatagtgtaaatattatttttgttaaataaattatgatataagtattttttttaataatgccacatgtacattaaaatcagtcaccaaaattaatcatcaatataaaatacatggaATATAAAtgcatattgaaaataaattaaattacatatatttatatataaatatattagtgactaattttagtagttaattttggtgtataaatagtatttttttttctctctcccttAATATAATATACCTAACATTAACAATAACCAATCCTTGTTCACCACCGACTACACTGACTTTTCCTCTTGGCTCATCGCAGCAATGGCTTCTACTTTCATAGCCGAGGTTGATGACAAAGAGGTTACCATTCATATCCCAGACCTTGTGAAGGTTTTCAAGGACGGCTCCATTGAGCGCCTCCAAAACTCTCCACTTGTTCCACCTTCGACTCTTGGATCAGTTTCTTCCAAAGACGTTGTCATCTCCAACAACCCCTTCATCTCCGCGCGACTATACCTTCCAACAAAGCTCATCCACCACCACGAGGCCCACAAAGTCCCCATCTTGGTGTACTTCCACGGCGGAGGCTTCTTCTTTGAATCTGCCTTCAACGAGCGCCACCACAACTACTTCAACTTGTTCCTCTCCAAAGCAGAAGCAGACATCTTAGTTGTCTCTGTTGACTACAGGCTGGCACCGGAGATCCCTCTCCCTGCAGCATATCATGATTGCTGGCAAGCACTCAAATGGGTGGCTTCCAATGACTCTGATCCATGGATCCTCAACCATGGCGATTTCCAGAGAGTGTTCCTCGGTGGCGACAGCGCCGGTGCTAACCTTGTTCACAACGTTGCTTTGCGTGCAGGTGCTGAGGCTCTACCTAACGGGGTCAAAGTGTTGGGTGCT
Encoded here:
- the LOC112749893 gene encoding 2-hydroxyisoflavanone dehydratase-like; translated protein: MASTFIAEVDDKEVTIHIPDLVKVFKDGSIERLQNSPLVPPSTLGSVSSKDVVISNNPFISARLYLPTKLIHHHEAHKVPILVYFHGGGFFFESAFNERHHNYFNLFLSKAEADILVVSVDYRLAPEIPLPAAYHDCWQALKWVASNDSDPWILNHGDFQRVFLGGDSAGANLVHNVALRAGAEALPNGVKVLGAFLSQPYFLSTKPIGSEAVEGHEESPPYMVWGLVYPNAPGGVDNPLINPLAPEAPSLATLGCSKIIVCVAEKDSIRDRGVWYYQAVKNSGWHGHVELYEAEHEDHAFNIHTPESENALKLMKRLAHFILH